A region of Paramormyrops kingsleyae isolate MSU_618 chromosome 17, PKINGS_0.4, whole genome shotgun sequence DNA encodes the following proteins:
- the vtna gene encoding LOW QUALITY PROTEIN: vitronectin a (The sequence of the model RefSeq protein was modified relative to this genomic sequence to represent the inferred CDS: deleted 2 bases in 2 codons; substituted 3 bases at 3 genomic stop codons), translating into MKLVEMLLLAAVATVLATEGLAILIFRSSAFWATDSCLDRCENGYDLITGCQCDSMCAYYESCCSDYESVCRDRMRGDTFAYADDDDYDRSLTPFVMPLVGSKLAHSSTRAPLITQPDLKTSKPSFPAEVTVTITTSTTDHMELTVNTTESPDPDADACSGRAFDSFMQLKNDSTYAFRGSFFFELGEKAVLPGYPKRIEDVWGIFGPIDAAFTRINCQGKTYIFXGNMYWRFEDNVLDEEYPRNISDGFENIPDNVDAAFAVPAKNHHGKEKVYFFKGDQYYQYEFKQQPTHEECVKLNARSPSTLFGSYTAMFSSTWGGASSRLFSGSKNHSFAPPLITRDWLGVQAPVDAVSAGRLYVSRGHRGKSRRRQNTNRKQDWXTHKQQGINHRGWGQRDWRQQDRGQQDWGQQDCGXQDWGQQDWGQQDRGQRSWQKRSPQWSMDKWDVSMGQGFMERFYREETRRQDWDRGRALDWAHYRCISGHHRQQEHYNSRYSINNRLVQKVYFFKKDRYYRVDLQSMMVDLAYPPYPRSTAKYWLGTKGGEKVKTDFIQISERKHTV; encoded by the exons ATGAAGCTGGTGGAGATGCTGCTCCTGGCTGCAGTGGCCACTGTGCTTGCCACAGAGG GACTTGCAATCTTGATCTTTCGGTCTTCTGCTTTTTGGGCCACAGATTCCTGTCTTGACCGCTGTGAGAATGGTTATGACTTGATAACGGGCTGCCAGTGTGACTCCATGTGCGCGTATTACGAGAGCTGCTGCAGTGACTACGAGTCCGTTTGCAGGGACAGAA TGCGTGGGGACACATTTGCATATGCAGATGATGACGACTATGAC AGGAGCTTGACCCCGTTTGTCATGCCGTTGGTGGGTAGCAAGCTGGCCCATTCTTCCACACGGGCCCCATTAATTACCCAGCCTGACCTGAAAACATCGAAACCCTCTTTCCCTGCGGAGGTGACCGTCACAATAACGACCTCCACCACAGACCACATGGAACTCACTGTCAACACCACGGAGAGTCCAGACCCAGATGCCGATGCCTGCAGTGGTCGAGCCTTTGACTCCTTCATGCAGCTCAAGAATGACTCAACTTACGCTTTCAGGG GGAGTTTCTTCTTCGAGCTTGGTGAGAAAGCAGTACTGCCTGGCTACCCGAAACGCATCGAGGATGTATGGGGCATTTTCGGTCCCATTGATGCCGCCTTCACCCGTATCAACTGCCAGGGCAAGACCTACATCTTCTAG GGGAACATGTACTGGAGGTTTGAGGACAATGTGTTGGATGAAGAATACCCAAGGAACATTTCTGATGGGTTCGAAAATATCCCGGACAACGTGGATGCCGCCTTTGCCGTCCCTGCAAAAAATCACCATGGCAAAGAGAAGGTGTACTTCTTCAAAG GTGACCAGTACTACCAGTATGAATTCAAGCAGCAACCCACCCATGAAGAGTGTGTCAAGCTGAATGCAAGGTCTCCCTCCACCCTGTTTGGGAGCTACACTGCAATGTTCAGCAGCACTTGGGGAGGCGCCTCTTCCCGCCTCTTCAGTGGCAGTAAGAACCACAGTTT CGCCCCCCCTCTCATCACCAGGGACTGGCTGGGCGTCCAGGCCCCAGTGGATGCTGTTTCGGCAGGACGACTCTACGTCAGCCGTGGCCACAGAGGCAAAAGCAGAAGAAGGCAGAACACCAACCGCAAACAGGACTGG TAAACCCATAAACAACAGGGCATCAACCATAGGGGCTGGGGCCAACGGGACTGGAGGCAACAGGACAGGGGGCAACAGGACTGGGGGCAACAGGACTGTGGGTAACAGGACTGGGGGCAGCAGGACTGGGGGCAGCAGGACAGGGGGCAGAGAAGCTGGCAGAAACGGTCACCCCAATGGAGCATGGATAAGTGGGATGTCAGTATGGGCCAGGGCTTCATGGAGAGGTTCTACAGAGAGGAGACCCGCAGGCAGGACTGGGATAGGGGCCGGGCCCTCGACTGGGCCCATTACCGCTGCATCAGTGGGCACCACCGGCAGCAGGAACACTACAATTCCAGATACAGCATAAATAACCGATTGGTGCAGAAGGTCTATTTCTTCAAGAAAG ATCGATATTACAGAGTGGATTTACAGTCAATGATGGTTGACCTTGCATATCCCCCATACCCAAGATCCACAGCGAAATACTGGCTGGGCACCAAGGGCGGAGAAAAGGTGAAGACAGATTTCATTCAGATTTCAGAGAGAAAGCACACAGTCTGA